One genomic segment of Fervidobacterium pennivorans includes these proteins:
- a CDS encoding STAS domain-containing protein — MQTSVMGDIIKFVIPEELELTNAQQIKKMIYEEAFEKGFKKVILDLSKTKYIDSTGLGVMVAIHKQALMNAGAVVFLNLDSNIKSLLKMTALDRILNIYDSEEEAVEFLNK, encoded by the coding sequence ATGCAAACAAGTGTGATGGGCGATATTATAAAATTTGTTATCCCAGAGGAGTTAGAATTAACCAATGCACAACAAATCAAGAAAATGATTTATGAGGAAGCTTTTGAAAAAGGGTTCAAGAAGGTAATTTTGGACCTCTCAAAAACAAAGTACATTGATTCTACTGGGTTGGGAGTAATGGTTGCAATACATAAGCAGGCGCTCATGAACGCGGGAGCTGTTGTCTTTTTGAACCTAGACAGCAATATAAAAAGTCTGCTCAAAATGACAGCGCTCGATAGGATTTTGAATATATACGATAGTGAAGAGGAAGCTGTCGAATTTTTAAATAAGTAA
- the gyrA gene encoding DNA gyrase subunit A, with product MLANNELKEDSNSNVIERVLEEELVKSYLSYSMSVIIGRAIPDVRDGLKPVQRRILYSMYELGLLHNKPFKKSARIVGEVMGKYHPHGDAAIYEALVRMAQPWSMRYPLVEGQGNFGSIDRDPPAAMRYTEARLHKIAEEMLEDIDKSTVRMLDNFDGSLQEPEVLPSKIPNLLLNGASGIAVGMATSIPTHNLRDVVDTIIAVIKKPDISMEELIDIIKGPDFPTGGIIIGKAGIREMYVTGKGSFTIRGRVEVKHDKKKKSIIITEIPYGVSKADLINQIAAYLQEEEVPVRDLRDESDKEGLRIVIEFPEDINEEVILNNLYQKTSLQTRFNATFLVIDADKQPKLMNLKQLVEAYIKHRFEVIRKRTQYAYQQDSRKAHILEGLIKASRSIDTVVDIIRNAKDISDAMAQLMEILQMTEEQAKAVLDMRLGRLTNLETQNLQSEYREVLLRLEKEKELLMSDEKVYEVIVQELLEVKEKYGDDRRTEITEYEEVITKFDKKDLIPNKDVVMTLTRKGFLKLMDLNAFRTQRRNGKGVTGANLMEDDIISQIIYTKLHNKTLFFTSQGKVYEIENIEIEESGRATKGKPITKYIKLEPNERVLAMMDISDYKGDLLFVTKNGVVKRTSLEDFKNITSKGIRAITFKDGDELVSVLLVESGDSTVLISTKLGMSIRFSVDEVRTMGRNAAGVRGIKLREGDQVVSATVLKDDSGYILTITEKGFGKLTEASEYRKQSRDGLGIKNIAEVEKTGPVVGVAYVKGDEEVVVFTKDGASIKFKVADVPLRGRIAQGVRVIHLADGDIVADFAVIGGEE from the coding sequence GTGTTAGCGAATAATGAGTTAAAAGAGGATAGCAATTCAAATGTAATAGAACGTGTACTCGAGGAAGAGCTTGTTAAGTCTTACTTGAGTTATTCAATGAGTGTCATTATTGGTCGTGCAATACCGGATGTGAGAGATGGACTAAAGCCAGTACAACGAAGGATATTATATTCCATGTATGAGCTTGGATTGCTTCACAACAAACCATTTAAGAAGTCAGCACGTATTGTTGGTGAAGTCATGGGTAAATACCACCCTCATGGTGATGCTGCAATATACGAGGCGCTTGTTCGAATGGCACAGCCTTGGTCGATGAGATACCCACTCGTTGAAGGGCAGGGGAATTTCGGATCCATCGACCGTGATCCACCTGCTGCAATGAGGTATACTGAAGCCAGGTTGCACAAAATTGCCGAAGAAATGCTCGAAGACATAGACAAATCAACAGTTCGGATGCTCGATAATTTCGATGGTTCACTGCAGGAACCAGAAGTGCTTCCCTCAAAGATACCAAATCTTCTTTTAAATGGTGCAAGTGGTATTGCTGTTGGAATGGCAACGAGTATTCCTACGCACAATTTACGTGACGTTGTTGATACTATAATTGCGGTTATAAAGAAACCTGATATATCGATGGAAGAGTTGATTGATATAATAAAAGGTCCTGATTTTCCAACAGGAGGTATCATTATAGGTAAAGCCGGTATTAGGGAAATGTACGTTACCGGTAAAGGAAGCTTCACAATTAGGGGCAGAGTGGAAGTAAAACATGATAAAAAGAAAAAGTCAATCATTATAACTGAGATACCGTATGGTGTGAGCAAAGCAGACCTGATAAATCAAATAGCTGCCTACTTACAAGAAGAAGAGGTTCCTGTTAGAGACTTAAGGGATGAAAGTGATAAAGAGGGACTCAGAATAGTTATAGAATTTCCTGAGGATATAAACGAAGAGGTTATCTTAAACAATCTTTATCAAAAAACAAGTCTTCAGACACGATTTAACGCTACATTTCTTGTTATTGATGCTGACAAACAGCCGAAATTGATGAATTTAAAGCAGCTTGTTGAAGCTTATATAAAGCACAGATTTGAAGTTATCAGGAAAAGGACGCAGTACGCTTATCAACAAGACTCGCGAAAAGCGCATATTTTGGAGGGGCTAATAAAGGCTTCAAGGTCTATTGACACCGTTGTGGATATTATTCGGAATGCAAAAGATATATCTGACGCTATGGCTCAGCTTATGGAAATCTTACAGATGACTGAAGAACAGGCAAAAGCTGTGCTCGATATGAGACTTGGTAGATTAACCAACCTCGAGACGCAAAATCTTCAATCAGAATACAGAGAGGTCCTCTTAAGACTTGAAAAAGAAAAAGAACTCTTAATGAGCGATGAAAAAGTTTACGAAGTGATAGTCCAAGAGTTACTCGAGGTTAAAGAAAAGTATGGAGATGACCGTAGAACGGAGATAACTGAGTACGAAGAAGTTATAACGAAATTTGACAAGAAAGACCTTATACCAAACAAAGATGTTGTTATGACACTTACAAGAAAAGGGTTCCTGAAGCTCATGGATTTGAACGCATTCAGAACGCAAAGAAGAAATGGTAAAGGCGTTACCGGAGCAAATTTAATGGAAGACGACATAATATCTCAGATTATTTACACCAAGTTGCACAATAAAACATTATTCTTCACTTCGCAAGGTAAAGTATATGAAATTGAGAACATAGAAATAGAAGAAAGTGGTAGAGCTACAAAAGGAAAACCAATTACTAAATATATTAAATTAGAACCAAATGAAAGAGTGCTTGCTATGATGGATATCTCGGATTACAAAGGGGATTTGTTGTTTGTCACGAAAAACGGAGTGGTTAAGCGAACAAGTTTAGAAGACTTCAAGAATATTACATCTAAAGGTATAAGGGCAATTACTTTTAAGGATGGAGATGAACTCGTTTCGGTCTTGCTTGTAGAATCAGGGGACAGCACTGTTTTAATCTCTACCAAACTTGGTATGAGTATAAGGTTCTCAGTTGATGAAGTTCGCACAATGGGTAGGAATGCTGCAGGTGTTAGAGGCATTAAGTTAAGAGAAGGGGATCAAGTAGTTTCTGCCACAGTTTTAAAAGACGATAGCGGATATATACTGACGATAACCGAAAAAGGTTTCGGAAAACTTACCGAAGCAAGTGAATACAGAAAACAATCGAGGGACGGATTAGGAATCAAGAATATTGCAGAAGTTGAAAAAACAGGTCCTGTTGTTGGAGTTGCTTACGTAAAGGGAGATGAAGAAGTTGTGGTCTTTACAAAAGACGGAGCCTCCATAAAATTCAAAGTGGCTGATGTTCCTCTGAGGGGAAGAATTGCTCAAGGTGTCAGAGTTATCCACTTAGCAGATGGTGACATAGTTGCTGATTTTGCAGTTATAGGTGGTGAAGAGTAA
- a CDS encoding archease, with the protein MKSNLFKEISHTADLAYEIEAANVTELLQDFITMIIQNSEIFETSNSDVPESIRNTVSESYNHGATNLQNVMKKCYNINNGSDEEFVDNLFDTVNDIISLVDRGYFPMKVENQCVYFTRKRIITRIKALTYHGLEVKLGERISLKVVFDI; encoded by the coding sequence GTGAAGAGTAATTTGTTCAAAGAAATCTCTCATACTGCAGACCTTGCTTATGAAATAGAAGCTGCAAACGTAACTGAGCTGTTACAGGATTTTATAACCATGATTATTCAAAATTCTGAAATTTTCGAGACGTCTAACTCAGATGTTCCAGAATCGATTCGCAATACCGTTAGTGAAAGTTACAACCATGGCGCAACAAATTTGCAAAATGTTATGAAAAAATGTTATAATATTAACAATGGTAGTGACGAAGAATTTGTAGACAACTTATTCGACACCGTCAACGATATAATTTCTTTGGTTGACAGAGGGTACTTTCCGATGAAAGTAGAGAATCAATGTGTGTATTTTACCAGAAAGCGCATCATAACGCGTATCAAAGCGCTAACGTATCATGGGCTGGAAGTAAAACTAGGAGAGAGAATAAGCCTAAAGGTGGTGTTTGATATATGA
- a CDS encoding GatB/YqeY domain-containing protein, with protein sequence MGLKEKILNDMKEAMRNKDEIRLRVLRSIKTAIGYFEVEGEKKEASDEDVQKLILKEIKKRQESIEAYRAAGREDLAKAEEEELKILEEYAPKMLSKEEIEQIVSAVIAELNATPKDFGKVMKEVMARVKGSADGKLVNEVVKELLK encoded by the coding sequence ATGGGACTTAAGGAAAAAATACTCAATGACATGAAAGAAGCTATGAGAAATAAGGATGAAATAAGATTGCGAGTCTTAAGATCCATCAAAACTGCTATCGGCTATTTCGAAGTTGAAGGAGAGAAAAAAGAGGCGTCCGATGAGGACGTGCAAAAGCTTATTCTTAAAGAAATTAAAAAGCGTCAAGAATCAATAGAAGCTTATAGGGCGGCAGGTAGAGAAGACTTAGCGAAAGCTGAAGAAGAAGAGCTCAAAATACTAGAAGAATACGCTCCTAAGATGCTTTCCAAAGAAGAAATAGAACAGATTGTTTCAGCTGTAATAGCAGAGCTGAATGCTACACCTAAAGACTTTGGAAAGGTTATGAAAGAAGTAATGGCAAGGGTAAAAGGCTCTGCCGATGGAAAATTAGTGAACGAAGTTGTAAAGGAGCTCCTCAAGTGA
- a CDS encoding radical SAM protein translates to MNQVELKEKAGERKPKIFPVFLPNLGCKTRCVYCNQVIMTGETIPNIGKIAEELSSVNQIDEIAFYGGTFTGLNLELMEKLLSIRPDIPKRISTRPDVIDENIVEILKRGNVKTIELGIESIDDEVLFYSGRNYSRLDIFKTISLLKGNFEIVAHLMTGLPKDSKEKDLESVRLLINEGIKIFRIHPTIVFRNTELEELLEKGQYKPQTLEEATIVVAEMVVIAEANNGKVIRIGYHIPQSQLRFVVAGPYHPSFGDLVRSRIIRMIVERFEVKHIAYGRRFTSWVKGYGNEKLQVKFLELAEEENIFFDGIPLSEMLKKYSAVI, encoded by the coding sequence GTGAATCAGGTGGAATTAAAAGAAAAAGCAGGTGAAAGAAAACCTAAGATATTTCCAGTCTTTCTACCGAACCTTGGTTGTAAGACACGTTGTGTTTATTGTAACCAGGTTATAATGACAGGTGAAACAATCCCAAATATTGGCAAAATTGCCGAAGAGCTTTCGTCTGTAAACCAAATAGATGAGATAGCGTTCTATGGTGGCACATTTACAGGCTTGAATTTGGAACTAATGGAAAAGTTACTTTCGATAAGACCAGACATACCAAAAAGAATTTCCACAAGGCCCGATGTTATTGATGAAAATATTGTTGAGATTTTAAAAAGAGGGAACGTAAAAACGATAGAATTAGGTATTGAAAGTATAGATGATGAGGTACTTTTTTACTCTGGGCGCAATTATTCGAGACTCGATATCTTTAAAACGATATCACTATTAAAGGGCAATTTTGAAATTGTTGCACATTTAATGACCGGACTACCTAAAGACAGCAAAGAGAAAGATTTGGAAAGTGTCAGGCTCCTTATCAATGAAGGTATCAAAATTTTTAGGATACATCCTACAATTGTTTTTAGAAACACTGAGCTAGAAGAACTTTTAGAGAAAGGTCAGTACAAACCTCAGACACTTGAAGAAGCTACAATTGTTGTGGCTGAAATGGTTGTGATTGCTGAAGCTAACAATGGAAAAGTTATTAGAATTGGCTATCATATTCCGCAATCTCAATTAAGATTTGTTGTTGCTGGTCCGTACCATCCTTCGTTTGGTGACTTGGTGCGGAGCAGAATTATAAGGATGATAGTTGAGAGGTTTGAAGTGAAACATATTGCTTATGGTCGAAGATTCACATCTTGGGTAAAAGGTTACGGAAATGAAAAACTTCAAGTAAAATTTCTCGAACTTGCTGAGGAAGAGAATATATTCTTTGATGGTATACCGCTTTCAGAAATGCTAAAGAAATATTCAGCAGTAATTTGA
- a CDS encoding STAS domain-containing protein: MYTYTEQFGVIIVSLEGDITMQNAMTLRNWVVDNLIKKGKSKIVFDFTRVNSVDSFGLGTFVSLHKTALSANGTIAFANINDNVKKLLTMTALDKVIKVFPSVMDAVNSIK; the protein is encoded by the coding sequence ATGTACACGTACACTGAACAATTTGGTGTAATTATCGTTTCTCTTGAAGGCGACATCACTATGCAAAATGCAATGACTTTAAGAAATTGGGTGGTCGACAACCTTATCAAGAAGGGTAAATCAAAAATCGTGTTTGATTTCACAAGAGTTAATTCAGTTGACAGTTTTGGGTTGGGCACATTTGTTAGTTTGCACAAAACTGCATTGTCCGCGAATGGAACTATAGCTTTTGCTAACATCAACGACAACGTCAAAAAGCTTCTTACAATGACCGCTTTGGACAAGGTTATTAAAGTATTCCCTTCGGTTATGGATGCTGTTAACTCTATTAAGTAA
- the lexA gene encoding transcriptional repressor LexA, with protein sequence MRELTERQKQIYEFIKEYMTIKGYAPSIRDVARHFKMTPRGAQQHIIALEKKGYIKRSRGARAITLADRKESIVVPVKGKIAAGQAIEMFEEVDEEIEVPIEMLRGYGEYFALRVQGDSMTNAHIIDGDYVILKKQYTAENNSIVAAVVDDKITLKRFVLKDNLVELVPENESYPIMRYDPKKVRIIGKMVGLIRIIR encoded by the coding sequence ATGAGGGAATTAACCGAAAGACAGAAGCAAATCTACGAGTTTATAAAAGAGTACATGACAATAAAGGGTTATGCACCTTCGATTAGAGATGTTGCACGACATTTTAAAATGACTCCCAGGGGAGCTCAACAACACATTATTGCTCTCGAAAAGAAAGGGTATATAAAACGATCCAGAGGCGCAAGAGCTATAACACTTGCAGACCGCAAGGAGAGTATAGTAGTACCCGTTAAGGGAAAGATTGCTGCTGGTCAAGCCATAGAAATGTTTGAAGAAGTTGACGAAGAGATAGAAGTTCCTATCGAAATGCTTCGAGGCTACGGCGAATATTTTGCTCTCAGAGTTCAAGGAGATAGCATGACAAATGCACACATTATTGACGGGGACTACGTCATACTTAAGAAACAATACACAGCAGAAAACAACTCAATAGTAGCTGCGGTTGTTGATGATAAAATAACCTTGAAAAGATTCGTTTTAAAAGACAATTTGGTGGAACTTGTTCCAGAGAATGAGTCGTATCCAATTATGCGATATGACCCGAAAAAAGTGAGAATCATCGGAAAGATGGTAGGATTAATAAGGATTATAAGATAG
- a CDS encoding histone deacetylase family protein: MLDGKKNRLFFCADLNEYFVPRKEIDNGKFIRNPENPSRLKLVLNYLQENFQAIQPFEFGEEHILKVHSEKYFNYLVKKSQEVEDEYLPEVFFVDQIFDTGTPIKKEIFFAAKRAVDIVLSATKYAFEQKVITYALTRPPGHHAMVNYGGGYCYFNNAAVAARYLEEKGMRVAVLDLDFHHGNGTQDIFYKDPNVLYVSIHGDPRKFYPWFSGYETECGEGNAYGTNLNIPLPENSDINAYGEALKKAIQKLKDFKPDALMISFGTDTHIKDPVGRFALLSEDYKTIGSSISNSLVIDYLIIVHEGGYNSRSNLVAVKNFLAGLLGE, from the coding sequence ATGTTAGATGGCAAAAAGAATCGTTTGTTTTTCTGCGCTGACTTGAATGAGTATTTTGTTCCAAGAAAAGAAATAGATAACGGAAAGTTTATAAGAAATCCTGAGAACCCAAGCAGGCTGAAGCTTGTTTTAAATTATCTTCAAGAAAATTTTCAGGCGATTCAACCATTTGAGTTCGGCGAAGAACATATCCTTAAAGTGCACAGCGAAAAGTACTTTAACTATTTAGTCAAGAAATCTCAGGAAGTGGAGGACGAATACCTCCCAGAAGTATTTTTTGTTGACCAAATATTTGATACCGGAACCCCTATCAAGAAAGAGATTTTCTTTGCAGCCAAAAGGGCTGTGGATATAGTTCTCAGTGCAACAAAATATGCTTTCGAGCAAAAAGTTATAACGTACGCGCTTACACGACCACCGGGACACCATGCGATGGTCAATTATGGTGGTGGATATTGTTATTTCAACAACGCTGCAGTTGCAGCTAGGTACCTTGAAGAAAAAGGTATGCGGGTTGCTGTTCTTGACTTAGATTTCCACCACGGCAATGGGACGCAGGATATATTTTACAAAGACCCAAACGTGCTTTACGTTTCTATACATGGAGACCCCAGAAAGTTTTACCCGTGGTTCAGCGGTTACGAGACAGAATGTGGAGAAGGGAACGCGTATGGAACGAATTTAAATATTCCTTTGCCTGAGAACTCAGATATAAATGCATATGGCGAGGCTTTAAAAAAGGCTATTCAAAAGTTGAAGGACTTTAAACCAGACGCGCTTATGATTTCTTTCGGTACAGACACGCATATAAAAGACCCCGTTGGAAGATTTGCTCTTTTATCTGAAGACTACAAAACCATTGGCTCTTCGATATCTAACTCCTTGGTGATTGACTATCTAATTATTGTGCATGAAGGCGGTTACAACTCAAGGTCTAACCTTGTAGCAGTTAAAAATTTTCTTGCAGGTCTTCTTGGAGAGTAG
- the rpiB gene encoding ribose 5-phosphate isomerase B — protein sequence MKIAIGSDHAAFELKERVKEHLQKAGIEVIDCGTYSIESVDYPDYAKKVAEKVTSKECDFGILMCGTGIGMSIAANKVKGIRAALCLFPEMAAYARKHNNANILVLPGRLMGIELAKWTVDAFLNSSFEGGRHERRVKKIEELEK from the coding sequence ATGAAAATAGCAATAGGTAGTGACCACGCTGCTTTTGAATTAAAGGAGAGAGTAAAGGAACATCTTCAGAAGGCAGGTATAGAGGTTATCGATTGCGGCACCTATTCGATTGAAAGTGTTGATTATCCTGACTACGCGAAGAAGGTTGCAGAAAAAGTTACAAGCAAAGAGTGCGATTTTGGAATCCTTATGTGTGGAACAGGGATAGGAATGTCTATTGCGGCAAATAAGGTAAAAGGTATTCGTGCTGCTCTCTGCTTGTTCCCAGAAATGGCTGCATATGCACGCAAGCATAATAACGCAAATATTTTAGTATTACCCGGGCGATTGATGGGAATAGAATTGGCAAAGTGGACGGTCGACGCGTTCCTGAATTCCTCTTTTGAGGGCGGAAGACATGAAAGAAGGGTTAAGAAAATCGAGGAGCTCGAGAAATAA